The Flavivirga eckloniae genomic interval GAAAGCATACTAAACAAAACACTACCAAAACATATTGCCATTATAATGGATGGCAACGGACGCTGGGCTAAGCAAAAAGGCATGATACGTGCCTTTGGTCATGAAAACGGTACAAAATCTGTGCGGAGCACTGTAGAATCCTGTGCGGAACTTGGTATTAAGCACTTAACCCTTTATGCCTTTTCTACTGAAAACTGGAATAGACCAAAATTAGAAGTGCAAACTTTAATGAAACTTTTAGTGTCTTCTTTAAAAAAAGAAATAAAAACACTTCAAGATAACAATATTAAACTAGCAGCTTTAGGAAATTTAAATTCGCTTCCTAAAAAAGTTTACGAAGAGCTCAATCATGTTATAGAAAACACAAAACATAACAAAAGAATGACTCTCAACCTTGCATTGAGTTATGGTTCTAGGGAAGAAATACTAAACACTGTTAAAGAAATTAGTATTAAAGTTAAAAATAATATAATTTCGCCGGAAAATATTGATGAATCAATTATAAATGAGCATCTTTACACGCATAATTTACCGGACGTAGATTTACTCATTAGAACAAGTGGGGAACAGCGTATAAGCAACTTTTTGCTTTGGCAAATAGCCTACGCCGAATTATATTTTACAAATGTATTGTGGCCTGATTTTACAAAACAACATTTGTATGAAGCTATTATTGAATATCAAAAAAGAGAACGACGATTTGGGAAAACAAGTGAACAACTTAGCTAACACTTCATTTTTAGCAACATACTTAAAGCATAGCATAGCAATATTACTTTTTATAAGTAGCTTTAACATACAAGGACAAGAATTACAGTATAGTCAAAGTAAAAAATACTCTATAGGAGCCATTACTGTTTCTGGAAATACTTCATTTAGTGAACAAACCATAGTTACGTATTCGGGTTTAAAAAAAGGAAAAGAAATTACTATTCCTGGAGAAGATATTAGTAGAGCTATTAAGAAGCTTTGGAAATCAAAATTATTTAGCGATATAGAAGTATACGTTACCAAAATAGAAGGTGATACTGCCTTTTTAGAAATAAAACTATCCGATTTACCTCAACTTAACGAAATCAAAATTAACGGTGTAAGAAATTCTAAAAAAGAAGGTATCATTAACGATAATAAACTAAAAAAAGGTACCAAAGTAACCGAAAACCTTATAACGAATACCAAGAACTTTTTAATTAACAAATACAAAAAAGAAGGTTTCTTAAATTCTAAAGTACACATTAACACTATAGAGGTAAAAGACTCTATAAAAGTAGCACGTGTTAATATGGTACTTAACATCGATAAGGGCGAAAAAGTTAAAATTAAGGACATTACTTTTACTGGTAATTCGGTTTTTAAAGACAAGAAGCTTAGAAAAAAAATGAAAAGCACTAAGCAAATAAATCGTCTAAGAATTTTAAAACGTTCAAAGTTTATTGATTCTGCTTATCAGGCAGATTTATCATCTGTAATAGAAAAATATAAAGAAAACGGCTATAGAGATGCTCGTATCTTATCAGATAGTTTAATAATTAACGACGATAAAACCATATCGCTTAAAATAGCTGTAAACGAAGGTGAATTATACACTTTTGGAGATATAACATTTATTGGGAACACCGTTTATAGCAACGAATATTTAAGCAGGATACTTCGTATTAAAAAAGGTGATACCTATAATGGTATTTTGCTACAAGAGCGTATTCAAGATAATTCTAAACCAGATGCTATAGATATTGCAAACCAATATCAAAACAATGGTTATTTGTTTTCTACTATAAATCCAGTAGAAGTAAGTGCCGACAATAATGTTATAGATATGGAAATTAGAATATCTGAAGGGAAGCCTGCTTATTTTAATAACGTATCCATATCTGGAAACGACAAAACAAACGATCATGTAGTATATCGTGAAATTAGAACGCGTCCAGGACAGTTATACAGTAAATCTAATGTAGTACGTACTATTAGAGAATTGGGGCAATTAGGCTTTTTTGATGCTCAGGAAATAACTCCAGATATTAAAAACCCTAACCCTAACGAAGGTACCGTAGATATTAATTACGTAGTTAAAGAAACCGGATCTAGTCAAATAGAATTACAAGGTGGTTATGGTGGCGGTGGCTTTATTGGTACACTTGGATTATCTTTTAATAACTTTTCAATAAAAGACATCTTAAAAAAAGATGCTTACAAACCAATCCCTATGGGAGATGGACAAAAGCTGGCGCTACGCTTACAGGCAAGTCGTTTCTTTCAAACCTATAGCTTCTCCTTTTCAGAGCCATGGTTAGGAGGTAAAAGACCAGTACAGTTTTCATCATCGTTATCGCATACCAAGCAGTTTTTGTTTAATCCACAAAGCAGAAGACCCGATAAAGACAGAAGTTTTAACATTACCGGAATTACATTTGGTTTAGCTAAACGTTTATCTGTACCAGATGATTTTTTCACCCTATCTCAGGCTATTAGTTTTCAACGTTACGATTTGAATAACTACAACACAGGGTTATTTACTTTTGGAGATGGTTACTCAAATAATTTATCGTACACCATAGGTCTAAGTAGAAATAACACTAGAGTAGACCCGATATTTCCAACCGGAGGATCTAATTTTGCCGTAACCGCTAAACTTAGTATTCCTTATTCCTTATTTAATGGCATCGATTACAAAGCTCTTAAAGAAGAACGCGATGAAAACCAATTAATAACAAGAGATGGTAGTCAATCCCTTTTTGCTCAAAGAAGTGCGCAAGACAGAATCGCAGAAATAGATCAAGAACGTTATAAATGGTTAGAATTTTATAAAGTAAGCTTTAAAGGCGATTGGTATAACGAAGTTATTCCTAATAGTAACCTTGTTCTTAAACCAAGTGTAGAATTTGGCTTTTTAGGAGCTTACGATAATGATAGAGGTGTTATTCCTTTCGAGCGTTTCTTTGTAGGTGGTAATGGCTTAGGAAACTATAGTTTGGATGGAAGAGAAACTGTACAATTACGTGGTTATCCAGATCAATCGTTATCAGATCAAGATGGTAGTACTATTTACAACAAATTTTCCTTAGAGCTTCGTTATCCAATAACATTAAAAGCTTCTGCTAAAATTTATGCACTAACCTTTTTAGAAGGTGGTGCATCTTATAATAATTTTAGAGATTACAACCCATTTAATCTTAAACGTTCTGCAGGTGTTGGTGTTCGTATTTTCATGCCAGCATTTGGGTTATTAGGTATTGATTTTGGTCATCGTTTCGACGATATTCCAGGACAACCAGGATCCAGTCAGAAATGGGAAACTCACTTCATAATTGGACAAAGGTTTTAAGTATGAAATTTATTTTGGCACGATATTTTCTAATAACACTATAATGATTTGCATGAGAATTAAAATTTTTAAGATTAAAATTCGTTAATTTTGAAGATACGATTCGAAAAAGGCAGAAATAAAAAATCATTTGTCGTTTTTAGAATTTATAAGTCAATAAATTATAATATATACAGATGAAAAATAAAGTTCTTTTTTTACTGACATTAATTCTTACAATAAGTAGTTTTTCAATGCATGCACAACGCGGTGTAAGAATTGCTTATATAGATACTGAATATATTTTAGAGAACGTTCCAGAATACCAAGAAGCCACGGCTCAATTGAATCAAAAAGCAGATAAATGGAAAAATGAAATTAGTTCAAAACTTGGAGCTGTTGAACAAAAGCGAAAAGATTTAAGTAATGAGAAAGCGCTTTTAACAAAAGAACTTATTGATGAAAGAGAAGAAGATATAGCTTTTGAAGAAAAGGAAATTCTTGACTATCAGCAAAAGCGTTTCGGTCCTAATGGCGATTTGTTTATTCAAAAAAAGCAATTAATGCAGCCCATTCAAGATCAAATTTTTGCAGCAGTTCAAGATATGGCGTCAAGTAGAAAGTATGATTTTATTTTTGATAAATCGTCAGATGCAGTGATGCTGTTCTCGGCAAAGCGGTTCGACTTAAGTGATCAAATATTAAGAAGCATTACAAGATCGTCGAAACGTAAACAAGCCAAATCTAAAGCAGAGCGAAGGGCTGCTAAAGAAGAAGAGCTCGTTCCAGAAATTAATTACGAATTAGAAGAACGTCAAAAAGCATTAGAAGAGAAAAAGGCAGAACGCGAAAGTGCTATCGAAAAGCGCAGAAATGAAATTCTAGCTGCTCGAGAAGCAAAGAAAAAAGAAGCAGAAGCCAGACGACAAAAAATAATGGAAGATCGTCAAAAAGCAAGACAAGCAAAAATTGACGCCAGAAATAAAACAACGGAAACGGAAACGGAAACTGCTCCTACAGATAAAGAAGCAGAAAATGAAGGAGGTAATGAAAATACTGCAAAACCAGAAGACGAGACTAAACCAGCTGAAACGCAGACAAAAACCAAAGCACAACTTATTGAAGAAAATAGACAACGAAAATTAAAAGAAAGAGAGGCTCGAAAAAAAGCTTTAGAAGAAAGAAAGAAAAAAATATTAGAAGATCGTCAGAAAGCGAAAGACAGCTTAAACAAAAATTAATTTATAACACACAAATACTATTTTAAAATGAAACAATTAAAAACTCTTTTATTAGCAACTGCATTATGCATTGGATCTTTAAGCTTAACCCAAGCCCAAAGCAAAGTTGCACATATAAATACCCAAGAGCTAATAGCTGCAATGCCTGAAGCTAAAGCAGCACAAGCAGAGCTTGAAGCTTTGGGAAAAACATATCAAACCGATATGCAAGCTATGGGTACGGAGTATCAAAATACAGTAAAACAATTTGATGCCGAAGCTAATACTAAAACAGATGAGGAAAACCAAAAGAGATATGTTGAGCTTCAAGAAAAACAACAACGTATCCAACAATTTAGAGCAGATGCACAACAAGATTTAGCTAAAAAAGAAGCTGAATTATTTAAGCCTATTCAGGAAAAAGCATTTGCAGCTATAAACAAAGTTTCTAAAGCACTTGGATATGAATATGTTTTAGAAAGAACTACATTAATCGTAGCAGAAGGTAAAGATATTTTACCTGAGGTAAAAAAAGAACTAGGCATATAATAATACCACAAATAAATTTTACTAAGCTGCCTTACCACAAGGCAGCTTTTTTATTGGCATAACTTTCGTTAAAAACTTGAATTATTTTACTTTTATGCGAATTCATAATAATATGAGCAAACAACCCATTGGTATTTTCGATTCTGGTGTTGGCGGCACCTCCATTTGGAAAGCTATTAACACGCTTTTACCTAACGAAGACACAATTTATTTAGCCGATAGTGCTAACGCTCCTTATGGTCCAAAAGGAAAAGAGATCATTACTAATTTAAGTATTAAAAATACTGAGCTCTTAATTAGCAAAGGCTGTAAACTTATTGTAGTGGCATGCAATACAGCTACCACTAATTCCATAGACTACTTAAGAGATACTTATAATATTCCTTTTATTGGTATTGAACCCGCCATAAAGCCTGCCGCTTTACAAACGAAAAACAATGCTGTTGGTATTTTAGCTACCAAGGGCACTTTAAGCAGTGCCTTATTTTCTAAAACGTCTGGTAGGTTTGCCAGCAATGTAAATGTTATTGAACAAGTTGGAGAAGGTATTGTAGAACTTATAGAAAATGGCAAGTTACAATCTGAGGAAATGAAAACCCTCTTAAAAACCTACCTAAAACCAATGATTGATGCCAACATCGATTATTTAGTTTTGGGATGTACCCATTACCCCTATTTAATATCGTTATTAACTAAATTGCTTCCCAGTCATGTTAAAATTATAGACTCTGGCGAGGCTGTCGCAAGGCAAACAAAAGCGATCCTGAAAAAAAACGATTTACTGAATGGTGAATCTTCTAATAGTAAAAATCAATTTTACACGAATGGTGATCCTGAAATTATGCAATCGCTTTTAAATTCTTCTAGCGCAGTTGTTGAATATTTAGATTTTTAATTCCTGCGACATGTGCTGAACTTGTTACTCCTTAAACCAACCAGAATATTTAATATAGTTATCGGCAATTCTATTTATTTCGCCAGAGATAAGTTCTTCGCTAATATCCTTTACCTTTTTTGCAGGAACCCCTGCATAAATACTACCTGCTTCTACTCTCGTATTTTTAGTTACAACAGCTCCGGCAGCAATAATACTATTACTTTCTACCACACAATCGTCCATAACGATCGATCCCATACCGATTAAAACGTTATCATGAATGGTACAACCATGTACAAGGGCGTTATGACCAATAGACACATTATTTCCAATGGTTGTTGGAGACGTTTCAAAAGTACCATGAATAACAGCTCCATCTTGTATATTTACTTTATTACCCATTTTAATAAAGTTTACATCGCCCCTAACTACGGCACTAAACCAAATACTACATTGGCTTCCCATAAAGACTTCGCCAACAATGGTGGCATTATCTGCAACAAAACAATCGTCTGGTATTTGAGGTGACTTTCCTCTTACTGGTTTTATAACTGGCATAATAAATTCCTTTGAAAAAGGAATCCCGGTACTAATTGCCACCGATCATCCCCTTTTTATAATTAATACTTTAATATTTCATGAGATTCCTGCCTTACTGAAACAAGTTCAGCACATGTCGCAGGAATGTTACTTAAAATAAGACAACAAATCCGATTTCTTAGAAGCCGACACTACAATCTCCTGTCCGTTACTAAGCAATACACTTCCTCCTTTTCCTTTTATGTATTTAACAATTTCGTTTACATTAACTAAATACGATTTGTGTACACGTGCAAAACTAGCATTGTTTAAAGCATCTTCAAAGTATTTAAGTGTTTTACTTACCAACTTCTTCTTATTTGTATTCAAATAGATTTCTGTGTAGTTATCGTCAGCCTTACAATACAAAATATTTGCTATATCTATAACCTCAAAACCATCTAATTGCGGAATGGTAATTTTACCATCTACACCACTTGTTTTCGGAACAAGAACCTGATCTTGAAGTGCTTCTTCCTTGGTTTTAATTTCGGTAACATAATCAACGGCTTTTATAAGCTCGTCTATAGAAATGGGTTTCATTAAATAATAGGAAGCATGTGCATTCAAAGCATCCATAGCATAATGATTATATGCCGTTACGAACACGGTTTCAAAATTAATATCGCCAACCTTGTCTAATAAATCAAACGCATTACCATAAGGCATTTCTACATCTAAAAACACTAAATCTAAATCGTGATTTCTTATTAAAACCAAAGCCTCGTCAACATTGGCTGCCTCACCTAAAACCTCAACATTAGGGCAATATTTTTTGAGATAATTCCTTAAAATATCTCTGCTCGTTTCTTCGTCTTCTACTATAATTGAAGTTAGTTTCATCTATTCATTTAAGTTTTTAATAATACTATTGAATACGTTTAATTTGTCTAAGATCAATAATACAATGTAGACTAACCCTGTTACAAAAAATAAAATTACAATCAGCTGTAAATAAGTGGAGACTGTCCAGTCCAGAGCAACCTTTATACGATGCATCAAACCTATTTTATTTTCTACACCTTCAACTAATGAAAATTTAATTGTACAAAACTCATTTTCTT includes:
- a CDS encoding isoprenyl transferase, which translates into the protein MDIKESILNKTLPKHIAIIMDGNGRWAKQKGMIRAFGHENGTKSVRSTVESCAELGIKHLTLYAFSTENWNRPKLEVQTLMKLLVSSLKKEIKTLQDNNIKLAALGNLNSLPKKVYEELNHVIENTKHNKRMTLNLALSYGSREEILNTVKEISIKVKNNIISPENIDESIINEHLYTHNLPDVDLLIRTSGEQRISNFLLWQIAYAELYFTNVLWPDFTKQHLYEAIIEYQKRERRFGKTSEQLS
- the bamA gene encoding outer membrane protein assembly factor BamA; this encodes MKLLLNIKKENDDLGKQVNNLANTSFLATYLKHSIAILLFISSFNIQGQELQYSQSKKYSIGAITVSGNTSFSEQTIVTYSGLKKGKEITIPGEDISRAIKKLWKSKLFSDIEVYVTKIEGDTAFLEIKLSDLPQLNEIKINGVRNSKKEGIINDNKLKKGTKVTENLITNTKNFLINKYKKEGFLNSKVHINTIEVKDSIKVARVNMVLNIDKGEKVKIKDITFTGNSVFKDKKLRKKMKSTKQINRLRILKRSKFIDSAYQADLSSVIEKYKENGYRDARILSDSLIINDDKTISLKIAVNEGELYTFGDITFIGNTVYSNEYLSRILRIKKGDTYNGILLQERIQDNSKPDAIDIANQYQNNGYLFSTINPVEVSADNNVIDMEIRISEGKPAYFNNVSISGNDKTNDHVVYREIRTRPGQLYSKSNVVRTIRELGQLGFFDAQEITPDIKNPNPNEGTVDINYVVKETGSSQIELQGGYGGGGFIGTLGLSFNNFSIKDILKKDAYKPIPMGDGQKLALRLQASRFFQTYSFSFSEPWLGGKRPVQFSSSLSHTKQFLFNPQSRRPDKDRSFNITGITFGLAKRLSVPDDFFTLSQAISFQRYDLNNYNTGLFTFGDGYSNNLSYTIGLSRNNTRVDPIFPTGGSNFAVTAKLSIPYSLFNGIDYKALKEERDENQLITRDGSQSLFAQRSAQDRIAEIDQERYKWLEFYKVSFKGDWYNEVIPNSNLVLKPSVEFGFLGAYDNDRGVIPFERFFVGGNGLGNYSLDGRETVQLRGYPDQSLSDQDGSTIYNKFSLELRYPITLKASAKIYALTFLEGGASYNNFRDYNPFNLKRSAGVGVRIFMPAFGLLGIDFGHRFDDIPGQPGSSQKWETHFIIGQRF
- a CDS encoding OmpH family outer membrane protein, with amino-acid sequence MKNKVLFLLTLILTISSFSMHAQRGVRIAYIDTEYILENVPEYQEATAQLNQKADKWKNEISSKLGAVEQKRKDLSNEKALLTKELIDEREEDIAFEEKEILDYQQKRFGPNGDLFIQKKQLMQPIQDQIFAAVQDMASSRKYDFIFDKSSDAVMLFSAKRFDLSDQILRSITRSSKRKQAKSKAERRAAKEEELVPEINYELEERQKALEEKKAERESAIEKRRNEILAAREAKKKEAEARRQKIMEDRQKARQAKIDARNKTTETETETAPTDKEAENEGGNENTAKPEDETKPAETQTKTKAQLIEENRQRKLKEREARKKALEERKKKILEDRQKAKDSLNKN
- a CDS encoding OmpH family outer membrane protein, with the protein product MKQLKTLLLATALCIGSLSLTQAQSKVAHINTQELIAAMPEAKAAQAELEALGKTYQTDMQAMGTEYQNTVKQFDAEANTKTDEENQKRYVELQEKQQRIQQFRADAQQDLAKKEAELFKPIQEKAFAAINKVSKALGYEYVLERTTLIVAEGKDILPEVKKELGI
- the murI gene encoding glutamate racemase, encoding MSKQPIGIFDSGVGGTSIWKAINTLLPNEDTIYLADSANAPYGPKGKEIITNLSIKNTELLISKGCKLIVVACNTATTNSIDYLRDTYNIPFIGIEPAIKPAALQTKNNAVGILATKGTLSSALFSKTSGRFASNVNVIEQVGEGIVELIENGKLQSEEMKTLLKTYLKPMIDANIDYLVLGCTHYPYLISLLTKLLPSHVKIIDSGEAVARQTKAILKKNDLLNGESSNSKNQFYTNGDPEIMQSLLNSSSAVVEYLDF
- a CDS encoding gamma carbonic anhydrase family protein — protein: MPVIKPVRGKSPQIPDDCFVADNATIVGEVFMGSQCSIWFSAVVRGDVNFIKMGNKVNIQDGAVIHGTFETSPTTIGNNVSIGHNALVHGCTIHDNVLIGMGSIVMDDCVVESNSIIAAGAVVTKNTRVEAGSIYAGVPAKKVKDISEELISGEINRIADNYIKYSGWFKE
- a CDS encoding LytR/AlgR family response regulator transcription factor, which gives rise to MKLTSIIVEDEETSRDILRNYLKKYCPNVEVLGEAANVDEALVLIRNHDLDLVFLDVEMPYGNAFDLLDKVGDINFETVFVTAYNHYAMDALNAHASYYLMKPISIDELIKAVDYVTEIKTKEEALQDQVLVPKTSGVDGKITIPQLDGFEVIDIANILYCKADDNYTEIYLNTNKKKLVSKTLKYFEDALNNASFARVHKSYLVNVNEIVKYIKGKGGSVLLSNGQEIVVSASKKSDLLSYFK